From Haloarcula sp. CBA1127, a single genomic window includes:
- a CDS encoding methylaspartate ammonia-lyase, with protein sequence MRIEDVRTVPGLSGFFFDDQQAIKDGATQSGFAYDGQPVTDGFDRIREAGEALIVEIELADGSIATGDCAAVQYSGAGGRDPLFRAEKYRPVVEGAVADALRGQDATQFGANATMLEEMNAQRSGGDQLHTAVRYGVSQALLNAAAQARGVTPTDVLADTYDTDPATSPVPVFGQSGDERRINAEKMLIKGVPVLPHGLFNSVEKVGENGEGLRDYLAWLSDRATALGPEPYSPRFHVDVYGILGKVFGPPYDRTEVTDYFETLREAAAPYPLQVEGPMDAGGRQAQITEMAELREGLADAGVDVDIVADEWCNTFEDVQAFVDAEAADLVQIKTPDLGGIQRSAEAVLYCDGTDTRAYVGGTCNETVTSARACAHVALATDAAQVLAKPGMGFDEGFMVVTNEMRRALARRDATQEVPADD encoded by the coding sequence ATGCGGATTGAGGACGTTCGAACAGTTCCCGGCCTCTCCGGGTTCTTTTTCGACGACCAGCAGGCCATCAAGGATGGGGCGACACAGAGCGGGTTCGCCTACGATGGCCAGCCGGTCACAGACGGATTCGACCGCATCCGAGAGGCCGGCGAGGCGCTCATCGTTGAAATCGAACTCGCCGACGGCTCCATCGCGACCGGCGACTGCGCCGCGGTCCAGTACTCGGGGGCCGGCGGCCGCGATCCGCTGTTCCGGGCTGAGAAGTACCGCCCCGTCGTCGAGGGGGCTGTCGCTGACGCACTCCGTGGGCAGGACGCAACCCAGTTCGGGGCTAACGCGACGATGCTGGAGGAGATGAACGCCCAGCGCTCGGGCGGCGACCAGCTCCACACCGCGGTCCGCTACGGCGTCTCGCAGGCGCTGCTGAACGCAGCCGCACAAGCACGCGGAGTGACGCCGACGGACGTGCTTGCAGACACCTACGACACCGACCCAGCGACGTCACCGGTTCCGGTGTTTGGGCAATCGGGCGACGAGCGCCGTATCAACGCCGAAAAGATGCTCATCAAGGGCGTGCCGGTCCTGCCCCACGGCCTGTTCAACAGCGTCGAGAAGGTCGGCGAGAACGGTGAGGGGCTGCGAGACTACCTCGCCTGGCTCTCGGACCGGGCGACGGCGCTCGGGCCGGAGCCGTACTCGCCGCGCTTCCACGTGGACGTGTACGGCATCCTCGGGAAGGTGTTCGGCCCGCCGTACGACCGGACCGAAGTGACCGACTACTTCGAGACGCTGCGGGAGGCCGCCGCGCCGTACCCCCTTCAGGTCGAGGGACCGATGGACGCTGGCGGGCGGCAGGCACAGATAACCGAGATGGCCGAACTCCGCGAGGGACTGGCCGATGCGGGCGTCGACGTGGACATCGTCGCCGACGAGTGGTGCAACACCTTCGAGGACGTCCAGGCGTTCGTCGACGCGGAAGCGGCCGACCTAGTTCAAATAAAGACGCCGGACCTCGGGGGCATCCAGCGCTCGGCCGAAGCGGTGCTGTACTGCGACGGCACGGACACCCGGGCCTACGTCGGCGGGACCTGCAACGAGACCGTGACCTCCGCGCGGGCCTGTGCCCACGTCGCGCTGGCGACCGACGCCGCGCAAGTGCTCGCAAAACCGGGGATGGGCTTC